In Ignavibacteriales bacterium, one DNA window encodes the following:
- a CDS encoding sigma-70 family RNA polymerase sigma factor, producing MNEKSDNLLVEEILAGNDSSFKELIQKYQKPIFNLVVRMIQNFEDAKDVTQNVFIKAYENLSLYDDKYKFFSWIYRIGVNESINFRNSRKFNDEIDESNFFDLATPENKLLKMEESERINAAISNLRDDMKTLIILKHFQEFSYEEIAETMNISVSKVKSRLFTARHLLKNILVQLGEF from the coding sequence ATGAATGAGAAATCTGATAACCTTCTGGTTGAAGAAATTCTTGCAGGAAATGATTCATCCTTTAAAGAGTTGATCCAGAAATATCAAAAACCAATTTTTAACCTGGTAGTTAGAATGATTCAAAATTTTGAAGATGCCAAAGATGTAACACAAAACGTGTTTATTAAAGCTTATGAAAATCTTTCTTTATATGATGATAAGTACAAATTCTTTAGTTGGATTTACAGGATTGGAGTTAATGAATCCATTAACTTCCGGAATTCAAGAAAATTTAATGATGAAATCGATGAATCAAATTTCTTCGATCTTGCAACTCCAGAAAATAAATTATTGAAAATGGAAGAATCGGAAAGAATAAACGCTGCAATTTCCAATCTAAGAGATGATATGAAAACACTTATAATACTTAAACACTTCCAGGAATTTTCGTACGAGGAGATTGCTGAAACAATGAATATATCGGTTAGCAAAGTTAAATCTCGATTGTTTACTGCGCGACATCTGCTTAAAAATATTTTAGTGCAATTGGGAGAGTTTTAA